A genomic segment from Parafrankia irregularis encodes:
- a CDS encoding AfsR/SARP family transcriptional regulator, giving the protein MRFGVLGPTTATTATATAGDGDGDGSPLELGPRRRRELITLLLLRPGVTVTADALADELWQGEPPPAARSTLQAHLSVLRRVLEPGASPPYRLLVTRGSGYALAVSPADLDTGRLDELRALARRALDDGDPVGARAHLERALALWRGEPFADLADHPAAEAARVKLAEDRMAVRADLLSVRLDLGEHDAVIGELRVLTSQHPLQERLHAQLATALYRGGRQADALTVIRQARQTLADDLGLEPGPELRELETAILRHDAGLGRPGVPHVGVPRTGVLATPALTAPTLATPATAGAAGAAGGRLPLLGRDRELAVLEQAWERTATEQATGVALLSGEAGIGKTRLLEELARRVPAQTRWGRCTQVSGAPAYWPWRQLLRGLPAEVVGAFGAVRDGDGPVRFEVALAIGRHLAELASAGPVLALLEDLHWADPASIAMLEILAGELTDVPVLLVCSFRPGHGGTAAPGDPAGGGQDGEPLRRLLGVLARHPALTRVELAGLPPTDVGRLFGAVSGMAPTPVQAEAVRRRTAGNPFFVVELARLAATTSAGRATTAGQATADGLATAVDQAAAAGTLPTGVRDTVLARLAAMPAGLTRLLAAAAVVGREAALPVVTAAAGLSQAGALDAVDIAVAAGLADVPAPGRLRFTHDIVREAVLVGMGTAERARLAGLVADALVAHQGASVPAAVLAHHLRVAAAGHPDLRAAQAQAAAARAALAQFAFEDAASLAGHGLDLVPGDRPDLRVDLMVIRGEALRRSAAFAQAQQVLTEAAGIATAHGDTVRAGLATLTRAGDAVGGYSSLFHVPVPGLIADLDAAAAALPAAEGDLRLRLLTSAAVRACYGEPAAASRLIGRAAEVLAEQRTTRPGAAEEPAGLLIARALAAWTPAHTGLRLAIADTLLATVEGPPSGELVARHLRRAVLWELGEVEAAEGESAAFNRRLRQVRDPDFDLLDRCWQAMHHLYAGRYDQAAEVAAILGGPLPGVTPGAINALTQSANTIHGITAWDRATLGDFLPQVDDMEEQVIAEWALIRALALVDTGRPEAAAREVRRLVRPDLADVAPGAMEPVYVVLLAEIVAQLVDAVPDMAEWATGLADRIAGYGETLVTFVLGLTCMGPATLYRGGLALALGRVDEAIADLRSSLVLADRTGGVPFVIRTRRRLAQALGRAGHADEARQLDRAAARDAHTIGMRLPYSGTPVPDSGT; this is encoded by the coding sequence ACGGCGACGGCGACGGCTCCCCGCTGGAGCTCGGCCCGCGGCGGCGCCGGGAGCTGATCACCCTCCTGTTGCTGCGGCCCGGCGTCACCGTCACCGCGGACGCACTGGCCGACGAGCTGTGGCAGGGCGAACCGCCACCAGCCGCGCGGTCCACACTGCAGGCGCATCTGTCCGTGCTGCGCCGGGTCCTGGAGCCGGGGGCCAGCCCGCCGTACCGGCTGCTCGTCACCCGAGGCTCCGGCTACGCCCTCGCGGTCTCCCCCGCCGATCTCGACACCGGGCGCCTCGACGAGTTACGGGCACTCGCCAGGCGGGCGCTCGACGACGGGGACCCGGTCGGTGCCCGCGCTCATCTGGAGCGCGCGCTCGCCCTCTGGCGGGGTGAGCCGTTCGCCGACCTGGCGGACCACCCGGCAGCCGAAGCGGCGCGGGTGAAGCTGGCGGAGGACCGGATGGCCGTCCGGGCGGACCTCCTCTCCGTCCGGCTCGACCTGGGCGAACACGATGCGGTGATCGGTGAGCTGCGCGTCCTGACGAGCCAGCACCCGCTGCAGGAGCGGCTTCACGCCCAGCTCGCCACCGCGCTGTACCGCGGTGGCCGGCAGGCCGACGCGCTCACCGTTATTCGTCAGGCACGGCAGACCCTGGCGGATGATCTGGGCCTCGAACCGGGGCCGGAGCTCCGGGAGCTGGAGACCGCGATCCTGCGCCACGACGCCGGGCTGGGGCGGCCCGGCGTCCCCCACGTTGGCGTCCCCCGCACCGGCGTCCTCGCCACCCCTGCCCTGACCGCCCCCACGCTCGCCACGCCTGCCACCGCCGGGGCCGCCGGGGCCGCCGGCGGGCGGCTGCCGTTGCTTGGCCGAGACCGGGAGCTCGCCGTTCTCGAACAGGCGTGGGAGCGGACCGCCACCGAGCAGGCGACCGGCGTGGCCCTGCTGTCCGGCGAGGCAGGCATCGGCAAGACCAGGCTGCTGGAGGAACTCGCCCGGCGGGTACCGGCGCAGACCCGTTGGGGCCGCTGCACGCAGGTCTCCGGCGCCCCGGCCTACTGGCCATGGCGGCAGCTGCTGCGAGGCCTGCCCGCGGAGGTGGTGGGCGCGTTCGGGGCGGTCCGGGACGGTGACGGTCCGGTCCGGTTCGAGGTGGCGCTGGCGATCGGCCGCCATCTGGCCGAGCTCGCCTCCGCCGGTCCGGTGCTGGCGCTGCTCGAGGATCTTCACTGGGCCGACCCGGCTTCGATCGCGATGCTGGAGATCCTCGCCGGCGAGCTGACGGACGTCCCTGTGCTGCTGGTCTGCAGCTTCCGTCCGGGGCACGGCGGGACGGCCGCCCCCGGTGACCCCGCCGGGGGCGGCCAGGACGGCGAGCCCCTGCGCCGGCTGCTCGGCGTGCTCGCCCGTCACCCCGCCCTGACCAGGGTGGAGCTGGCCGGGCTCCCACCGACGGACGTCGGCCGCCTGTTCGGCGCCGTGAGCGGGATGGCGCCCACCCCGGTGCAGGCCGAGGCGGTCCGCCGCCGCACCGCCGGCAATCCCTTCTTCGTCGTCGAGCTCGCCCGGCTGGCGGCGACCACCTCCGCCGGCCGGGCCACCACCGCCGGCCAGGCCACGGCGGACGGCCTGGCCACGGCTGTTGACCAGGCCGCAGCGGCCGGCACGCTGCCGACCGGGGTGCGCGACACCGTGCTCGCGAGGCTGGCCGCGATGCCCGCCGGCCTGACCCGCCTGCTCGCCGCCGCCGCGGTGGTCGGCCGCGAGGCGGCGCTGCCGGTGGTGACGGCCGCCGCCGGGCTGTCCCAGGCCGGCGCGCTCGACGCGGTGGACATCGCCGTCGCCGCCGGGCTGGCCGACGTGCCCGCTCCGGGACGGCTGAGGTTCACCCACGACATCGTCCGGGAGGCCGTGCTGGTCGGGATGGGCACCGCCGAGCGGGCCCGGCTCGCCGGCCTCGTCGCCGACGCCCTGGTCGCCCACCAGGGCGCGTCGGTGCCTGCCGCGGTGCTCGCGCACCATCTTCGCGTCGCCGCGGCCGGGCATCCCGACCTGCGCGCCGCCCAGGCGCAGGCAGCCGCGGCAAGGGCCGCGCTCGCGCAGTTCGCGTTCGAGGACGCGGCGAGCCTCGCCGGCCACGGTCTCGACCTCGTCCCCGGGGACCGTCCTGACCTGCGGGTTGACCTGATGGTGATCCGCGGTGAGGCGCTACGGCGGTCCGCCGCCTTCGCGCAGGCACAGCAGGTGCTCACCGAGGCCGCCGGAATCGCCACCGCGCATGGCGACACCGTCCGCGCGGGACTCGCGACGCTGACCCGCGCCGGCGACGCGGTCGGCGGCTACAGCTCCCTGTTCCACGTCCCCGTGCCGGGCCTGATCGCCGATCTGGACGCCGCGGCGGCGGCACTGCCCGCGGCCGAGGGGGATCTCCGCCTCCGGTTGCTCACCTCGGCGGCCGTCCGGGCGTGCTATGGCGAGCCGGCGGCGGCGAGCCGGCTGATCGGGCGGGCCGCCGAGGTGCTCGCCGAGCAGCGCACGACCCGCCCCGGGGCGGCCGAGGAACCCGCCGGTCTGCTGATCGCCCGGGCGCTCGCGGCCTGGACACCGGCGCACACCGGCCTGCGGCTGGCGATCGCCGACACGCTGCTGGCGACAGTCGAGGGCCCGCCGAGCGGCGAGCTGGTGGCCCGGCACCTGCGTCGGGCCGTCCTGTGGGAGCTGGGCGAGGTCGAAGCCGCCGAGGGCGAGTCGGCCGCCTTCAACCGGCGGCTGCGCCAGGTGCGCGACCCTGACTTCGACCTGCTGGACCGCTGCTGGCAGGCGATGCACCACCTCTACGCGGGGCGGTACGACCAGGCCGCCGAGGTCGCGGCGATTCTGGGCGGGCCGCTGCCGGGCGTGACGCCCGGGGCGATCAACGCGCTCACCCAGTCCGCCAACACCATCCACGGCATCACCGCCTGGGACCGCGCCACCTTGGGCGACTTCCTCCCGCAGGTGGACGACATGGAGGAACAGGTGATCGCCGAGTGGGCGCTGATCCGCGCCCTCGCGCTCGTGGACACCGGACGCCCCGAGGCCGCGGCCCGTGAGGTCCGCCGGCTCGTCCGGCCGGACCTGGCCGACGTCGCGCCTGGTGCCATGGAACCGGTCTACGTCGTGCTTCTCGCCGAGATCGTGGCGCAGCTGGTCGACGCCGTCCCGGACATGGCCGAGTGGGCGACCGGCCTCGCGGACCGCATCGCGGGGTACGGCGAGACGCTGGTGACCTTTGTGCTCGGTCTGACCTGCATGGGCCCCGCCACCCTGTACCGGGGCGGCCTCGCCCTGGCGCTGGGCCGGGTGGACGAGGCCATCGCCGACCTGCGGTCGTCGCTGGTGCTTGCCGACAGGACCGGCGGGGTGCCGTTCGTGATCCGTACCCGGCGGCGGCTCGCCCAGGCGCTAGGCCGCGCCGGGCATGCCGACGAAGCCCGACAGCTCGACCGGGCCGCCGCGCGCGACGCGCACACCATCGGCATGCGGCTGCCCTATTCCGGCACACCTGTTCCTGATTCCGGCACCTGA
- a CDS encoding type II toxin-antitoxin system VapC family toxin, translated as MIYLDSAAVVKLVVAEPESAALVDWLNARDDVARFTSALAEVEVARAIRRAAPEASGRVPRVLDRMYRLEIDGRVRNVAAAFDDPLLRSLDAIHLATALRLVDANDTQLEAFVTYDKRLLEAARRADLPTASPGPPSASAG; from the coding sequence GTGATCTATCTGGACTCGGCGGCGGTCGTGAAGCTTGTCGTGGCCGAGCCCGAAAGTGCGGCACTCGTCGACTGGCTCAACGCCCGCGACGACGTGGCGCGGTTCACCTCCGCGTTGGCGGAGGTGGAGGTCGCGCGCGCGATCAGACGTGCGGCGCCGGAGGCATCGGGGCGCGTGCCGCGAGTGCTGGACCGGATGTACCGCCTGGAAATCGATGGCCGCGTGCGGAACGTCGCGGCTGCTTTCGATGACCCACTGCTGCGGTCCCTTGACGCCATCCACCTTGCCACCGCGCTTCGACTGGTGGACGCGAACGACACCCAGCTCGAGGCGTTCGTGACCTACGACAAGCGCCTGCTCGAGGCCGCGCGTCGAGCCGATCTCCCGACCGCGTCGCCGGGCCCGCCCTCCGCCTCGGCTGGCTGA
- a CDS encoding type II toxin-antitoxin system Phd/YefM family antitoxin: MMFYTRRMDRVGVRELNQNTSQVIDRVRRGETIEVTDRGRPVARLVPIGRGTAALDRLVTEGRAIPPVTGGPVPMPPLLGNPSVSATDELIAMRDEERW, translated from the coding sequence ATGATGTTCTACACTCGGCGCATGGACCGGGTTGGCGTGCGGGAGCTCAATCAGAACACCAGTCAGGTCATCGACCGTGTTCGGCGCGGTGAGACGATCGAGGTGACGGACCGTGGTCGTCCCGTGGCGCGGCTGGTGCCCATCGGTCGTGGCACGGCGGCGCTCGACCGCCTGGTGACCGAGGGCCGCGCGATACCGCCGGTGACAGGTGGTCCTGTGCCCATGCCGCCACTTCTCGGTAACCCCTCCGTAAGCGCGACCGACGAGCTGATCGCCATGCGCGACGAGGAGCGCTGGTGA
- a CDS encoding sensor histidine kinase: protein MPRRGGSRGCRARWWRSVGDAPGGSAARRSAARQSATVAGRSIETAGSFPASGAGSHQAHLPLRATLGVLRQVDEEAPTAPIPGLAGINDLIVSATRAGLDVRVDESGTGPPLPAAVDLAAYRIVQESLTNAARHSGARHVTIRIHRDDRQLTIGIEDDGRGPAPAGNAGGTGIAGMTERARALDGLLSARPGPAGGFVVRAQLLFTVPGKPMDEWGADDQDPAGG, encoded by the coding sequence ATGCCACGCAGAGGAGGCAGCCGAGGGTGCAGAGCGCGATGGTGGCGATCTGTCGGCGACGCCCCGGGCGGTTCCGCGGCTCGTCGGTCCGCGGCTCGTCAGTCCGCAACGGTCGCGGGGCGTTCGATCGAGACCGCGGGCAGCTTTCCGGCGAGCGGCGCCGGCAGCCACCAGGCCCACCTGCCGCTGCGCGCCACCCTCGGCGTGCTGCGCCAGGTCGACGAGGAGGCGCCCACCGCCCCCATACCGGGCCTGGCCGGAATCAACGATCTGATCGTCTCGGCCACCCGGGCGGGCCTGGATGTGCGAGTCGACGAGAGCGGAACCGGGCCGCCGCTGCCCGCCGCGGTGGACCTCGCCGCCTACCGCATCGTGCAGGAGTCGCTGACGAACGCCGCCCGGCACAGCGGCGCCCGGCACGTGACCATCCGGATCCACCGCGACGACCGGCAACTGACGATCGGCATCGAGGACGACGGCCGGGGCCCGGCTCCCGCCGGCAACGCGGGCGGTACGGGCATCGCCGGCATGACGGAACGGGCCCGTGCGCTGGACGGCCTGCTGAGCGCGCGGCCTGGGCCTGCGGGCGGCTTCGTCGTGCGTGCCCAGCTACTGTTCACAGTCCCCGGCAAGCCGATGGATGAGTGGGGTGCCGATGATCAGGATCCTGCTGGCGGATGA